From one Bacteroidales bacterium genomic stretch:
- the rpsL gene encoding 30S ribosomal protein S12: protein MPTIQQLVRKGRKRIIKKSKAPALDSCPQKRGVCVRVYTTTPKKPNSAMRKVARVRLTNGKEVNSYIPGEGHNLQEHSIVLIQGGRVKDLPGVRYHIIRGALDTSGVEGRTQRRSKYGTKKPKK from the coding sequence ATGCCTACAATTCAACAGTTAGTTAGAAAAGGAAGAAAAAGAATTATTAAAAAGAGTAAAGCTCCTGCTTTAGATTCATGTCCTCAGAAAAGAGGGGTATGTGTACGTGTATATACTACAACTCCAAAAAAACCAAATTCTGCAATGAGAAAAGTTGCAAGAGTTAGATTAACTAACGGAAAAGAAGTGAATTCTTATATACCTGGAGAAGGACACAATTTACAGGAACACTCTATTGTGTTAATTCAGGGAGGAAGAGTAAAAGATCTTCCTGGTGTAAGATATCATATTATAAGAGGAGCATTAGATACTTCCGGTGTAGAAGGAAGAACACAACGCAGATCAAAATATGGTACAAAAAAACCTAAAAAATAA
- the rpsG gene encoding 30S ribosomal protein S7, with amino-acid sequence MRKSKPKKRNLLPDPKYNDTLVTRFVNDLMLNGKKSVTFSIFYNALDIVGKKMEKNEEKLSALEIWKKALVNVTPQVEVRSRRVGGATFQIPQEIRESRKESLSFKAMIGFAKKRSGRSMSEKLAAEIVAAYNEEGGAFKKKEDTHRMAEANKAFSHFRF; translated from the coding sequence ATGAGAAAATCTAAACCAAAAAAGCGAAATTTATTACCAGATCCTAAATATAACGATACTTTAGTAACAAGATTTGTAAATGACTTAATGCTTAATGGGAAAAAAAGTGTTACTTTTTCAATATTTTACAATGCTCTTGATATTGTTGGAAAAAAAATGGAAAAAAACGAAGAAAAATTATCAGCACTTGAGATTTGGAAAAAAGCACTGGTAAATGTTACTCCACAGGTTGAAGTCAGAAGTCGTAGAGTAGGTGGCGCTACTTTTCAAATTCCTCAGGAAATAAGGGAAAGTAGAAAAGAATCATTAAGTTTTAAAGCAATGATTGGTTTTGCAAAAAAAAGAAGCGGTAGGTCAATGAGTGAAAAACTTGCTGCCGAAATTGTTGCTGCATATAATGAAGAGGGTGGAGCTTTTAAAAAGAAAGAAGATACTCATAGAATGGCAGAAGCTAATAAAGCTTTTTCTCATTTTAGATTTTAA